The following are encoded together in the Clostridia bacterium genome:
- a CDS encoding FMN-binding protein, with the protein MKIFKNQILKLCVSLFVITAVVSLALAGVNALTKDRIAALEGETELNTIRQFYDYDAVFEKLKLDDGTEYFAAYKPAAAEDETPAPQETEPAGAEQTSEESSETPASSEASSEASSEASSEASSEESSASSETSSEPETPSEPEAPAQDNASGEKGELLGYAVTVSENGYGGEIKMLVCFDKFGQVTGMGVISMSETSGVGTRITGEGFFDQFTGKTGPFKFVKGAPSGKNDIAAITGASISSKAAVGAVNKAFVLLSDLFIEG; encoded by the coding sequence ATGAAGATCTTCAAGAATCAGATCCTCAAGCTCTGCGTGTCCCTCTTCGTGATAACGGCGGTCGTTTCGCTCGCGCTCGCGGGCGTAAACGCGCTGACGAAGGACCGCATCGCCGCGCTCGAGGGCGAGACGGAGCTCAACACGATCCGCCAGTTCTACGACTACGACGCGGTCTTCGAGAAGCTCAAGCTCGACGACGGCACCGAATACTTCGCGGCGTATAAGCCCGCTGCCGCTGAGGACGAAACGCCGGCGCCGCAGGAGACGGAGCCCGCCGGCGCGGAGCAGACCTCGGAGGAAAGCTCCGAAACCCCCGCGTCGTCGGAAGCGTCTTCGGAAGCGTCTTCGGAAGCGTCTTCGGAAGCGTCTTCGGAAGAGTCATCGGCTTCGTCCGAAACGTCGTCCGAGCCCGAAACGCCGTCCGAGCCCGAAGCGCCGGCGCAGGATAACGCCTCCGGCGAAAAGGGCGAGCTGCTCGGCTACGCCGTCACGGTCTCCGAGAACGGCTACGGCGGCGAAATAAAGATGCTCGTCTGCTTCGACAAGTTCGGTCAGGTGACCGGCATGGGCGTCATCTCGATGTCCGAGACGAGCGGCGTCGGCACGCGCATCACGGGCGAGGGCTTCTTCGATCAGTTCACCGGCAAGACTGGCCCCTTCAAATTCGTCAAGGGCGCGCCCTCCGGCAAAAACGACATAGCCGCCATCACCGGAGCGAGCATCTCCTCCAAGGCGGCGGTCGGCGCGGTCAACAAGGCGTTCGTCCTGCTGTCCGACCTGTTCATTGAAGGTTAG
- the rsxE gene encoding electron transport complex subunit RsxE codes for MKKNNYGKILKDGIITQNPVLVQVLGMCPTLAVSTRLMNGLGMGAAVTAVLICSNLFISLLRKVIDKRIRIASFIVIIAGFVTMVEMLMKAFMPSLSESLGVYIPLIVVNCIILARAEAFASRNRPLPSVVDGLACGLGFTGAICIVSTIREVLGTGALLGYDFKLIPPIMIFGLAPGGLLVLGFVMAFCAWISKRRKAKAAPAGEAAAAPEEAKAEKPAEPEIRPAAKEPQLEKATVKPLITVVETKAAEAAEEIAPAEASPVQGEVSPQATEGLLTSDKPQPAEEAESADTELLKTEGDSSSASPPRNDSEPAAEPAPSVILSERSESKDLTPPSVILSPQGEGSPAESSREEETDTSSVTDAGASATPSPRGEGLPASDEITYASEEEREAALAEALRYFGGVDTETPAEASPVQGEVPPQAAEGLLTSETPAPAEAADSVIPDPQGEGSPADTGAPQTEGDSSSAPETPPRNDSVSRPEAKPAANTQLTFDTEEDGLEPPSFMTEPVTRPRDKKEGR; via the coding sequence ATGAAGAAGAACAATTACGGCAAGATCCTGAAAGACGGGATCATAACACAGAACCCCGTGCTCGTGCAGGTGCTCGGAATGTGCCCGACGCTCGCGGTCTCCACGCGGCTGATGAACGGCCTCGGCATGGGAGCCGCGGTAACGGCGGTGCTTATCTGCTCCAACCTGTTCATATCCCTGCTGCGCAAGGTCATCGACAAGCGCATCAGGATCGCCTCCTTCATCGTCATAATCGCGGGATTCGTGACGATGGTCGAAATGCTCATGAAGGCCTTTATGCCCTCGCTCTCCGAGAGCTTGGGCGTCTATATCCCGCTGATAGTCGTCAACTGCATAATCCTCGCCCGCGCGGAAGCGTTCGCGAGCCGCAACAGGCCTCTGCCGTCGGTCGTCGACGGCCTCGCCTGCGGACTCGGCTTCACCGGCGCGATATGCATAGTTTCAACGATCCGCGAGGTGCTCGGCACAGGCGCGCTGCTCGGCTACGATTTCAAGCTCATCCCGCCGATAATGATATTCGGCCTCGCGCCCGGCGGACTGCTTGTGCTCGGCTTCGTCATGGCGTTCTGCGCCTGGATAAGCAAGCGCCGCAAGGCGAAGGCGGCTCCCGCCGGAGAAGCGGCGGCCGCGCCCGAAGAAGCAAAGGCGGAAAAACCGGCGGAGCCGGAGATCAGGCCCGCCGCGAAGGAGCCGCAGCTTGAGAAAGCAACGGTCAAGCCGCTTATAACGGTAGTGGAAACGAAGGCCGCGGAAGCGGCTGAGGAGATAGCCCCCGCCGAGGCCTCCCCTGTGCAAGGGGAGGTGTCGCCGCAGGCGACGGAGGGGTTGTTGACTTCCGATAAGCCGCAGCCCGCGGAAGAGGCGGAATCCGCCGATACCGAACTGCTGAAGACCGAAGGGGATTCCTCGTCGGCTTCGCCTCCCCGGAATGACAGCGAACCCGCGGCCGAACCCGCTCCTTCTGTCATCCTGAGCGAGCGAAGCGAGTCGAAGGATCTCACGCCTCCTTCTGTCATCCTGAGCCCGCAGGGCGAAGGATCCCCCGCTGAAAGCAGCCGTGAGGAAGAAACGGACACCTCATCCGTCACGGACGCCGGCGCGTCCGCGACACCTTCCCCTCGAGGGGAAGGCTTACCCGCCTCCGACGAAATAACCTACGCCTCCGAAGAGGAGCGCGAAGCGGCGCTCGCCGAGGCGCTCCGCTACTTCGGCGGAGTCGATACGGAAACGCCCGCCGAGGCCTCCCCTGTGCAAGGGGAGGTGCCGCCGCAGGCGGCGGAGGGGTTGTTGACTTCCGAAACGCCCGCGCCCGCGGAAGCGGCGGACTCTGTCATCCCGGACCCGCAGGGCGAAGGATCCCCCGCCGATACCGGCGCTCCGCAGACCGAAGGGGATTCCTCGTCGGCGCCGGAGACGCCTCCTCGGAATGACAGCGTTTCCAGGCCCGAAGCGAAACCCGCCGCGAACACCCAACTCACCTTCGACACGGAGGAGGACGGCCTCGAGCCGCCGTCCTTCATGACGGAGCCGGTGACGCGTCCGCGCGATAAGAAGGAGGGACGTTAG
- a CDS encoding RnfABCDGE type electron transport complex subunit D has protein sequence MLTVTLPPHIRENEGTARVMGCVLLPLLCVVALSTYYYGPRVVIITAISVLSCVISEWLYQRLTMKKCTVGDLSAVVTGTLLACTLPPSIPVWMPIVGGVFAIVAVKQVFGGIGRNFMNPALAARAFMMLSWPASFTTWPPVHTRLSLFRSMPDLITSATPLASLKAGEQPAEDLLQLFIGERAGSIGETAAVILIAGGLLLLVTRVITWHVPAAYIGTVAAIALIFPRVSYMPLGTYVLTEIMSGGALLGAIYMATDYSTSPVHPVGKIIFGVGCGALTMFMRYKGSGPESVCFAILVMNCFTWMIDRATAPVRLRDNWTKIKAKFARKGAAR, from the coding sequence ATGCTGACCGTCACCCTCCCGCCGCACATCCGCGAGAACGAAGGCACCGCCCGCGTCATGGGCTGCGTGCTGCTCCCGCTGCTCTGCGTCGTCGCGCTTTCAACGTATTACTACGGGCCGCGCGTGGTGATCATCACCGCGATAAGCGTGCTTTCCTGCGTTATCAGCGAATGGCTGTATCAGCGGCTGACGATGAAAAAATGCACGGTCGGAGACCTCTCCGCCGTCGTCACCGGCACGCTGCTGGCGTGCACTCTGCCGCCGTCCATCCCCGTGTGGATGCCGATAGTCGGCGGCGTATTCGCGATAGTCGCCGTCAAACAGGTCTTCGGCGGCATCGGCAGGAACTTCATGAATCCCGCGCTCGCCGCGAGGGCGTTCATGATGCTCTCCTGGCCGGCGTCCTTCACGACCTGGCCTCCGGTGCATACGCGCCTGTCGCTTTTCAGGTCGATGCCCGACCTGATCACCTCCGCGACTCCGCTCGCCTCGCTGAAGGCGGGCGAACAGCCCGCGGAAGACCTGCTCCAGCTCTTCATCGGCGAACGCGCGGGCAGCATCGGCGAGACCGCCGCGGTGATACTCATCGCCGGCGGACTGCTCCTGCTCGTCACGCGCGTGATAACCTGGCACGTCCCCGCGGCGTACATAGGCACGGTCGCGGCGATCGCGCTGATATTCCCCAGAGTTTCCTATATGCCGCTCGGAACGTACGTTCTGACCGAGATAATGTCCGGCGGCGCGCTGCTCGGCGCGATTTATATGGCGACCGACTATTCCACCTCGCCCGTCCACCCCGTCGGCAAGATAATATTCGGCGTCGGGTGCGGCGCGCTGACGATGTTCATGCGCTACAAGGGCAGCGGCCCCGAATCCGTCTGCTTTGCGATCCTCGTGATGAACTGCTTCACCTGGATGATAGACCGCGCCACCGCGCCGGTCCGTCTGCGCGATAACTGGACGAAAATTAAGGCGAAGTTCGCCCGGAAGGGGGCGGCGCGATGA
- the rsxA gene encoding electron transport complex subunit RsxA, with product MAKLIPIILGAILIENYVLVRFMGMCPFLGVSKNTKTAFGMGCAVIFTITISSAVTYALNTYVLKPLNIEYLQTIAFILVIASMVQLVELALAKFIPALYEALGIYLPLITTNCAVLGSALLAVQREYNFLESVVFGFSVALGFMLVLVIFSTIRERIDMSNVPESFKGLPSTLIAAALVSLAFMGFSGLAL from the coding sequence ATGGCAAAGCTTATTCCCATAATCCTCGGCGCGATACTGATAGAGAACTACGTTCTCGTGCGTTTTATGGGCATGTGCCCCTTCCTCGGCGTATCCAAAAATACGAAGACCGCGTTCGGCATGGGATGCGCGGTCATATTCACGATAACGATATCCTCGGCGGTGACCTACGCGCTGAACACCTACGTCCTCAAGCCGCTGAATATCGAATACCTGCAGACGATCGCGTTCATCCTCGTCATCGCGTCCATGGTGCAGCTCGTCGAGCTTGCGCTGGCGAAGTTCATTCCCGCGCTCTACGAAGCGCTCGGCATCTACCTGCCGCTGATAACGACGAACTGCGCCGTGCTCGGCTCCGCGCTGCTCGCGGTGCAGAGGGAGTATAACTTCCTCGAGAGCGTCGTCTTCGGATTCTCCGTCGCGCTCGGCTTCATGCTCGTGTTGGTGATATTCTCCACCATCCGCGAGCGCATAGATATGAGCAACGTGCCGGAGTCCTTCAAGGGCCTGCCCTCCACCCTGATCGCCGCGGCGCTCGTGTCGCTGGCGTTCATGGGCTTCAGCGGCCTGGCGCTGTAA
- a CDS encoding metallophosphoesterase, translating into MKKFFALLLSLCMLAGMVPAVFAAEAETAEEQPVFRMGIMGDHQLAGTTGANMEATISAMHYFADHGVDAVIDVGDIADSNPETVYSYFVQQYNSIIGEDVPLVAVPGNHDIWSDNTLNVYRQYFGEPNKHLVIGGYHFIVISANPALGTATNGNYGIGEKTFARTELNAAKADTPEGQPIFVVTHQHVKNTVYASGPDANWCNDFLCGIIEDYPNAVHFSGHSHAVLEDERSIWQGDFTAVGTSSLAYTELEYGKANGSVPPEADQAKQYLYLEIYSDRIEITRVKAATGKQIKDKWVLDLPLQKSTFRYTDARADSRTAPYFAPNAAVEASMSGSNITVTFDAAHHDDFVHSYGLKLYKNESAGPVSDILIFSDFYKGLENMSKTVSWTFQNVAEEYALYRLEITPIESFGKRGEPLVYEFASVKQKQIPAFTRGKLFTVDFASGEARNAVSALEVKRTGGSVGKVNDKFAFIPGENSKLTVTMSNTYYMLVRNKLTLEAVFTVNRFGAEQTLISCYNNGGVKLWLNEDGKLCATVNKSDKTDLDIVSETAVPLGAVCNAAATYNGSAFTLWLDGEAVASEALTGNINYNRNAKFGIGSDPDGENRLDGVIFTASLESKALDADAIKAFNDDLMNGYDIRVLLPALEQLNRVDMLRQANTGNVVLNKILDYYEAEMTAITDSAYVTPAIVSGAIAYRDLNEDVRSTGATNLPAFDSPVIDGVEHQKQYEAGEAPEPTFTNAESITLDGEPYAEGTPIGNGKHMLIAFNGWRMAGVQFTVGKAVMPVIYGVEDGRVYDLTNEDAPAITWEPAELQARLDNQPYAAGTPVTADGWHVFMLPCDGATLVYAFKIEHSVPPVRGDLDGDGEVTVSDALRALRMAAKLAEADEAADVDGDGSVTVADALAILRVAVGLEETL; encoded by the coding sequence ATGAAGAAATTTTTCGCTCTCCTGCTTTCTCTTTGCATGCTCGCGGGCATGGTCCCCGCCGTCTTCGCGGCGGAAGCCGAGACCGCCGAGGAACAGCCCGTCTTCCGCATGGGCATAATGGGCGACCATCAGCTCGCCGGCACCACGGGCGCGAATATGGAGGCCACCATATCCGCGATGCACTACTTCGCCGACCACGGAGTCGACGCCGTCATAGACGTCGGCGACATCGCGGACAGCAACCCCGAGACCGTCTATTCCTACTTCGTGCAGCAATACAACTCCATCATAGGCGAGGATGTTCCGCTCGTCGCGGTCCCCGGCAACCACGATATCTGGTCCGACAACACGCTGAACGTCTACCGTCAGTACTTCGGCGAGCCGAACAAGCACCTCGTCATCGGCGGCTATCACTTCATAGTCATCTCCGCCAACCCGGCGCTCGGCACCGCCACCAACGGCAACTACGGCATCGGCGAAAAGACCTTCGCCCGCACGGAGCTGAACGCCGCGAAGGCCGACACCCCCGAGGGACAGCCGATATTCGTCGTCACGCATCAGCACGTCAAAAACACCGTCTACGCCAGCGGCCCCGACGCCAACTGGTGCAACGACTTCCTCTGCGGCATAATCGAGGACTACCCGAACGCCGTGCACTTCTCCGGCCACTCCCACGCCGTCCTGGAGGACGAGCGCTCGATCTGGCAGGGCGACTTCACGGCGGTAGGCACCTCCTCCCTCGCCTACACCGAGCTCGAATACGGAAAAGCCAACGGCTCCGTGCCTCCCGAAGCGGATCAGGCGAAGCAGTACCTCTACCTTGAGATATACTCCGACCGCATCGAGATAACCCGCGTCAAGGCCGCTACCGGCAAGCAGATAAAGGATAAGTGGGTGCTCGACCTGCCGCTGCAGAAATCCACCTTCAGATACACCGACGCACGCGCGGACTCCCGCACCGCGCCCTACTTCGCGCCGAACGCCGCCGTCGAAGCCAGCATGTCCGGCAGCAATATCACCGTCACCTTCGACGCCGCGCACCACGACGACTTCGTCCACTCCTACGGGCTGAAGCTCTACAAGAACGAATCCGCCGGTCCGGTGAGCGACATACTGATATTCTCCGACTTCTACAAGGGGCTCGAAAACATGTCGAAGACGGTCAGCTGGACCTTCCAGAACGTCGCGGAGGAATACGCGCTCTACCGGCTCGAAATAACGCCGATCGAATCCTTCGGCAAGCGGGGCGAGCCGCTTGTTTACGAATTCGCCTCCGTCAAGCAGAAGCAGATACCCGCCTTCACGCGCGGCAAGCTCTTCACCGTCGACTTCGCCTCCGGCGAGGCGCGCAACGCCGTCAGCGCGCTTGAGGTCAAGCGCACCGGCGGCAGCGTCGGGAAGGTCAACGACAAGTTCGCCTTCATCCCCGGCGAAAACTCGAAGCTCACCGTCACGATGAGCAACACCTACTATATGCTGGTCCGGAACAAGCTGACGCTGGAGGCCGTCTTCACCGTCAACCGCTTCGGAGCCGAGCAGACGCTGATTTCCTGCTACAACAACGGCGGCGTCAAGCTCTGGCTGAACGAGGACGGCAAGCTCTGCGCCACCGTCAACAAGTCGGACAAGACCGACCTCGACATCGTTTCCGAAACCGCCGTCCCGCTCGGCGCGGTCTGCAACGCGGCGGCCACCTATAACGGCAGCGCGTTCACCCTCTGGCTCGACGGCGAGGCCGTCGCGTCCGAAGCGCTGACCGGCAATATCAACTATAACCGCAACGCCAAATTCGGCATCGGCTCCGATCCCGACGGCGAAAACCGCCTTGACGGCGTCATCTTCACCGCGAGTCTCGAGTCAAAAGCTCTGGACGCCGACGCGATCAAGGCGTTCAATGACGACCTCATGAACGGCTACGACATTCGGGTGCTCCTCCCCGCGCTCGAGCAGCTCAACCGTGTGGATATGCTCCGTCAGGCGAATACGGGCAACGTCGTGCTGAATAAGATCCTCGACTACTACGAGGCGGAAATGACCGCGATCACCGATTCCGCCTACGTCACGCCCGCGATAGTCTCCGGCGCGATCGCCTACCGCGATCTGAACGAGGACGTCCGCAGCACCGGCGCCACGAACCTCCCCGCCTTCGACTCGCCCGTCATAGACGGAGTTGAGCATCAGAAGCAGTACGAAGCGGGCGAGGCGCCCGAGCCGACCTTCACCAACGCCGAGTCGATAACGCTCGACGGCGAGCCCTACGCCGAGGGGACTCCTATCGGCAACGGCAAGCATATGCTCATCGCCTTTAACGGCTGGCGTATGGCGGGCGTGCAGTTCACCGTCGGCAAGGCGGTCATGCCCGTCATATACGGCGTCGAGGACGGCCGCGTCTACGACCTGACGAACGAGGACGCCCCCGCGATCACCTGGGAGCCCGCCGAACTTCAGGCGCGGCTCGACAATCAGCCCTACGCCGCCGGAACGCCCGTGACCGCGGACGGCTGGCACGTATTCATGCTCCCCTGCGACGGCGCGACGCTTGTCTACGCCTTCAAGATCGAGCACTCCGTGCCTCCGGTCAGGGGCGACCTTGACGGCGACGGAGAAGTCACCGTTTCCGACGCGCTCCGCGCGCTGCGCATGGCGGCGAAGCTCGCCGAAGCCGATGAAGCCGCCGACGTCGACGGCGACGGAAGCGTAACGGTCGCCGACGCGCTCGCGATACTGAGAGTCGCTGTCGGACTGGAAGAAACTCTGTAA
- the rsxC gene encoding electron transport complex subunit RsxC gives MLNRFRGGVHPPYNKSPQNERAIIPLEPGETLKVPLSQHIGAPCVPVVNVGDEVRLGQVIGEVPEGKLGARVHSPVSGRVAGFEMIPHQSGGFCKCVVIENDGRDLLDQSILRAPRDVDSMTAEEICEAVRRAGIVGMGGAGFPTAVKISSCRGKTIDYCIANGAECEPYLSCDDRVMVERSEKVVGGVLLLSRAVGAKHTVIAIEKNKPNAIKCIEAAAAASPGNITVVRLPVKYPQGGEKQLIKAIMNKRVPGGKLPADVGAAIFNVSSCAASYDACRYDMPLVTTTVTVAGSCVKSPENFEARVGTPFSVLASACGGFCENPAKVISGGPMTGAALSTLETPVTKTTTGLITFTEAEVKGEYNGACIRCGKCVTVCPMNLSPLLFAAYGEVNNVDALRRYHVKDCIECGCCAYVCTGRVPLLARIRAGKARVAIAEQEEKEKAAQAAAKEAAK, from the coding sequence ATGCTCAACAGATTCAGGGGCGGCGTGCATCCGCCCTATAACAAGTCGCCGCAGAACGAGCGCGCGATAATCCCGCTTGAGCCGGGCGAAACGCTGAAGGTGCCGCTGAGCCAGCACATCGGCGCGCCCTGCGTTCCCGTCGTGAACGTCGGGGACGAGGTGCGTCTCGGCCAGGTCATCGGCGAGGTGCCGGAGGGCAAGCTCGGCGCGAGGGTACACTCTCCCGTTTCCGGCAGGGTGGCGGGCTTCGAGATGATCCCGCACCAGTCCGGCGGCTTCTGCAAGTGCGTCGTCATCGAGAACGACGGCAGAGACCTGCTCGATCAGTCCATCCTGCGCGCGCCGCGCGACGTCGACTCCATGACTGCGGAGGAGATATGCGAAGCGGTGCGCCGCGCCGGCATCGTCGGCATGGGAGGCGCGGGCTTCCCGACCGCCGTCAAGATCTCGTCCTGCCGCGGCAAGACGATCGACTACTGCATCGCCAACGGCGCGGAGTGCGAGCCGTACCTTTCCTGCGACGACCGCGTCATGGTCGAGCGTTCCGAGAAGGTCGTCGGCGGCGTGCTCCTGCTTTCCCGCGCGGTCGGCGCGAAGCACACCGTCATCGCCATTGAGAAGAACAAGCCGAACGCGATAAAGTGCATCGAAGCGGCGGCAGCGGCTTCTCCGGGTAACATAACCGTCGTCCGGCTGCCCGTCAAATACCCGCAGGGCGGCGAAAAACAGCTCATCAAAGCGATAATGAACAAGCGCGTCCCGGGAGGCAAGCTTCCGGCGGACGTCGGCGCGGCGATCTTCAACGTGTCGTCCTGCGCCGCCTCCTACGACGCGTGCAGATACGATATGCCGCTGGTGACCACCACCGTGACGGTCGCGGGCAGTTGCGTCAAGTCGCCCGAGAACTTCGAGGCGCGCGTCGGCACGCCCTTCTCGGTGCTGGCTTCGGCGTGCGGCGGCTTCTGCGAGAATCCGGCGAAGGTGATAAGCGGCGGCCCGATGACCGGCGCCGCGCTCAGCACGCTTGAAACGCCCGTCACGAAGACCACCACCGGTCTGATAACCTTCACCGAGGCGGAGGTCAAAGGCGAATACAACGGCGCCTGCATCCGCTGCGGCAAGTGCGTGACCGTCTGCCCGATGAACTTAAGCCCCTTGCTCTTCGCCGCCTACGGCGAGGTCAACAACGTAGACGCGCTGCGCCGCTATCACGTCAAGGACTGCATCGAATGCGGCTGCTGCGCCTACGTCTGCACCGGCCGCGTGCCGCTGCTCGCGCGCATCCGTGCCGGCAAGGCGCGCGTCGCGATAGCGGAGCAGGAGGAAAAAGAAAAAGCCGCGCAGGCGGCGGCAAAGGAGGCGGCGAAATGA
- the rpe gene encoding ribulose-phosphate 3-epimerase, whose translation MRVAPSLISADFARLGEELENIRALGLDAVHLDVMDGAFVPNMTFGQVLIKSLRRVSALCFDTHLMIEKPGRYIDDFIAAGSDIITIHIEATDDPASDLRRIREAGVLAGVSVKPKTPVSALEPYLDDIDLILVMTVEPGFGGQGAIPECIKKIAEAKALVGGRNIIIEADGGATVKNAAEFRDAGCGMLVAGTAFFKAADRAEAVSALKAEQASQ comes from the coding sequence ATGAGAGTCGCACCGTCGCTTATTTCAGCGGATTTCGCCCGCTTGGGCGAGGAGCTGGAAAATATCCGCGCGCTCGGGCTCGACGCCGTACACCTCGACGTTATGGACGGGGCGTTCGTGCCGAATATGACCTTCGGGCAGGTGCTTATAAAGTCGCTTCGCCGCGTGAGTGCGCTCTGCTTCGACACCCACCTTATGATAGAGAAGCCGGGGCGCTACATCGACGACTTCATCGCCGCCGGCAGCGATATCATCACGATACATATTGAGGCGACCGACGACCCCGCCTCCGACCTTCGCCGCATACGCGAAGCGGGCGTGCTCGCGGGCGTTTCGGTCAAGCCGAAGACGCCGGTTTCCGCGCTTGAGCCATACCTCGACGATATCGACCTTATCCTCGTGATGACCGTCGAGCCGGGCTTCGGCGGGCAGGGCGCGATCCCCGAATGCATAAAAAAGATCGCCGAGGCGAAGGCGCTCGTCGGCGGCAGGAATATCATTATCGAAGCGGACGGCGGCGCGACCGTGAAGAACGCCGCCGAGTTCCGCGACGCCGGCTGCGGTATGCTCGTCGCCGGCACCGCCTTCTTCAAGGCGGCGGACAGAGCCGAAGCCGTCTCCGCGCTGAAAGCGGAGCAAGCTTCGCAGTGA
- a CDS encoding RnfABCDGE type electron transport complex subunit B, translating to MKELLIPFAVIGAIGAFFGLMLGVAAKFWKVEKDERIDRILGHLPGANCGGCGFSGCGAFAEAVVKGDASCDGCKVCDEDAHNNIHEIMGVSGGEYKPHASCVACHGTSAKQRQEFKGALDCLSVAKIGGDKLCPYACIGLGSCVQSCKFDAIHVVNGVAVVDDEKCTACGACVRACPKRLIKIQPKDSVFVGCSSRDAGKRVRELCDRGCIGCRICEKTCEHDAIHVVDNLAVIDQSKCTACGKCIEKCPKKVLMRA from the coding sequence ATGAAAGAACTGCTCATACCCTTCGCCGTCATCGGCGCGATCGGCGCCTTCTTCGGCCTGATGCTCGGCGTCGCCGCTAAGTTCTGGAAGGTCGAGAAGGACGAGCGCATCGACCGCATCCTCGGCCACCTTCCCGGCGCGAACTGCGGCGGCTGCGGCTTCTCCGGCTGCGGCGCCTTCGCGGAAGCGGTCGTCAAGGGCGACGCGTCCTGCGACGGCTGCAAGGTCTGCGACGAGGACGCGCATAACAATATCCACGAAATAATGGGCGTCAGCGGCGGCGAATACAAGCCGCACGCCTCCTGCGTCGCCTGCCACGGCACCTCCGCGAAGCAGCGCCAGGAGTTCAAGGGCGCGCTCGACTGCCTCTCCGTCGCGAAGATCGGCGGCGACAAGCTCTGCCCCTACGCCTGCATCGGCCTCGGCAGCTGCGTGCAGTCCTGCAAGTTCGACGCCATACACGTCGTCAACGGCGTCGCCGTCGTGGACGACGAAAAATGCACCGCCTGCGGCGCCTGCGTCCGCGCCTGCCCGAAGCGCCTGATAAAGATCCAGCCGAAGGACAGCGTCTTCGTCGGCTGCTCCTCCCGCGACGCCGGCAAGCGCGTCCGCGAGCTCTGCGACCGCGGCTGCATCGGCTGCCGCATCTGCGAAAAGACCTGCGAGCACGACGCGATCCACGTTGTCGACAACCTCGCGGTCATAGATCAGTCCAAGTGCACCGCCTGCGGCAAGTGTATAGAGAAGTGCCCCAAGAAAGTCCTCATGCGGGCTTAA